The following nucleotide sequence is from Triticum dicoccoides isolate Atlit2015 ecotype Zavitan chromosome 7B, WEW_v2.0, whole genome shotgun sequence.
AGATTAGCACTGACAAATCACAGGCAGTAACAACGAGAACCAGATTGCGAGCGGCAATCCATCCCAACCAGATCCACCACCCAACATCGATGACGCACCAAACCCAAACATTCACAAGAAAACTAATCTAATCTAGAACTCCTGGGAAGCGGAGCCGATGTCGCCCTTGCCCTTGccggccttcttggggaggagcgtGCTGTGGATGCTGGGCAGCACCCCGCCGGCGGCGATGGTGACCGAGCCCAGCAGCTTGCTCAGCTCCTCGTCGTTGCGCACCGCCAGCTGGATGTGGCGCGGCACGATCCGGTTCTTCTTGTTGTCCCGCGCCGCGTTCCCGGCCAGCTCCAGGGTCTGATTCAGAGAGGAAGGAAGAAAGAAACGCTGAGA
It contains:
- the LOC119340754 gene encoding probable histone H2AXb, with translation MAIAGSGRGKAKPAASAKSVSRSSKAGLQFPVGRVARYLKVGKYAQRVGAGAPVYLAAVLEYLAAETLELAGNAARDNKKNRIVPRHIQLAVRNDEELSKLLGSVTIAAGGVLPSIHSTLLPKKAGKGKGDIGSASQEF